One Coprobacter fastidiosus genomic window, TCAGATCCCTTCTGCAAACCGAACGTCTAATGTTGAACGTAATGCAGCGAATGAGTGGAATAGCAACCGTTACAAACAAATATGTAAAACGATTAGAAGGTCTTCATACCCGCATATTAGATACTCGTAAAACAACACCGGGATTGCGCATGATCGAAAAAGCGGCTGTAAAAATCGGAGGTGGAGTAAACCACAGAATCGGACTTTTCGATATGATTTTACTTAAAGACAATCACATAGACTTTGCCGGAGGCATAGAAAAAGCTATAACACGTGCAAAAGAATACTTGAAGGAAAAAGGAAAAGATCTGAAAATAGAAATCGAAGTCCGCAACATGGACGAACTCGAAGAAGTTATGCGTATCGGAGGCATAGATCGTATCATGTTAGACAACTTTACTCCTGAACTTACGCGTAAAGCTGTAAAACGAATCGGAGGAAAATACGAAACAGAATCATCCGGAGGAATTACTTTCGACACGATTAGGGATTATGCAGAATGCGGTGTAGATTTTATATCAGTAGGAGCATTAACTCATTCTGTCAAAGGGTTAGACATGAGTTTTAAAGCCTGCTAAAAATAAACTTTATGAAGAAACTGATCATCTCCTTTATTTTTAGTATTTGCACAATTGGGAATATATTCTGCTCTGAGATAGGGAAAAGAAGAGAACCTATTTTTCATTACCCGGGATATACGATCGAAAGCTCTGATAACGAATATAAAATCTATAAAGGGAATCCGGCTTTCTCTTCAAATTTGGTTTATACAATTGAGTTTTCCAACAAAAATTACAAAATATTTAAAGGTAGTTCCGCTTTTTCTTCAAATCTAATTTATGCAGTAGAAGCAGATAATAAAGGTTACAGAATTTATAAAGGAGATACAGATTTTTCTTCAAACCTTATTTATGCATTGGTATATACAAACGAAGGATATAAAATTTATAAAGGAGATCCTTCGTTTATGTCTAATTTAACATATACGGTAGAATATACAGATGAATATTACAAAGTTTACAAAGGTGATTCGTCTTTTTCATCTAACTTAATTTATTATATAAACCGTGAAGCATTAGAATTTTTTGAAGACAATAAAATCCGACAAAATAATAAAATATTCAATCAATTTTTATTTCAACCGCAGCTACTCAAAAATAATAAACAAAAAGATAATCTGTCAAATTCTATCATTTACTCTTTAATAGACTCATTAATAGAGAGACAATAATAATAATTAATCGTTTTTGTTTATTTAGCCTGAACAGCCGTTTGCTTTACAAACGGCTCTTTTTTATTTTACAGGACAATAGGGAAAGCATACCGTCATTTCTCACTGCCGAAGGGCCTGCTCTCCGGAGTGCATATCATTCATCAACATCAAACTTATATTCATTTTATCTTCGTATCCTCGGTCCGGGCAAGAAGCATCGGGAGGGGGGGATAAAAAAAGGGGAGACGATCTTTTCTCGTCTCCCCCTTCCTATCTAAAATCGGCGGCTACCTACTCTCCCACTTTTACGCAGTACCATCGGCGTGGTCAGGCTTAACTTCTCTGTTCGGTATGGGTAGAGGTGGATCCCTGACGCTATAACCACCTGAATTTCCTTTGACATGTCGATTCGTCCGTAAATCTTTTCACTAAACTGCATCCCGTATAACGCCATCGTACATAATATACCGCTCTCGCAGCGGAAAGTCTCGGGTGATTAGTATTGCTCGACTTTGACGTTACCGCCTTTACATCTGCAACCTATCTACGTCGTCGTCTGCAACGACCCTTCAGGGAAATCTCATCTTGAAGTTGGCTTCGTACTTAGATGCTTTCAGCACTTATCCTTTCCAGACTTAGATACTCAGCTATGCCCCTGGCGGAACAACTGATAAACCAGCGGTCTGTCCAACACGGTCCTCTCGTACTAGTGTCAGGTCTCCTCAAATTTCCTGCGCCCACAACAGATAGGGACCGAACTGTCTCACGACGTTCTGAACCCAGCTCGCGTGCCACTTTAATGGGCGAACAGCCCAACCCTTGGGACCTTCTCCAGCCCCAGGATGTGACGAGCCGACATCGAGGTGCCAAACCGCTCCGTCGATATGAGCTCTTGGGAGCGATCAGCCTGTTATCCCCGGAGTACCTTTTATCCTTTGAGCGATGGCCCTTCCATGCGGAACCACCGGATCACTATGCTCTAGTTTCCTACCTGATCGACTTGTCGGTCTCTCAGTCAAGCACCCTTATGCCATTACACTCTCCGGCCGGTTACCAATCGGCCTGAGGGTACCTTTAGAAGCCTCCGTTACGCTTTTGGAGGCGACCACCCCAGTCAAACTACCCACCAAACAGTGTCCCCATATCCTACGGGTTAGAACTCAAATAACCAAAGGTCCGTATTTCAAGGGTGACTCCATGAATACTGGCGTATCCACTTCTTTGTCTCCGGACTATCCTACACATCAGTTACCCAAATTCAATGTTAAGTTGCAGTAAAGGTTCACGGGGTCTTTCCGTCCCGTTGCGGGTAATCGGCATCTTCACCGATACTACAATTTCACCGAGTTCACGGTTGAGACAGTGTCCAGATCATTACACCATTCGTGCAGGTCGGAACTTACCCGACAAGGAATTTCGCTACCTTAGGACCGTTATAGTTACGGCCGCCGTTTACTGGGGCTTCAATTCAACGCTTCTCTTGCGATGACATCTCCTCTTAACCTTCCAGCACCGGGCAGGTGTCAGGCTGTATACTTCATCTTTCAATTTCGCACAGCCCTGTGTTTTTGTTAAACAGTTGCCTGGACCTATTCTCTGCGCCCTCCCACCAGGGAGGGACCCTTTGTCCCGAAGTTACAGGGTCAATTTGCCTAGTTCCTTAACCGTGAGTCGCTCGAGCGCCTTAGTATTTTCTACTCAACCACGTGTGTCCGTTTCGGGTACGGGTATGATACGCATATGTTTAGGGGATTTTCTCGGGAGCCTGATTACCTCTACTATCTGGTTGCCCGGGGGCGCCCAGTACTATCCGGTTCGACTGCCACGGCGGATTTGCCTACCATGTCATTATCTACTCCGTTCAACCTGCTATTCCGTCAGCAGGCGAGAGTGTCACTTCTCCGTCTCCTCGTCACTCCGTATCATAGTAACGGAATATTAACCGTTTCTGCCATCGGCTGCGCCGTTCGGCTGCGCCTTAGGGCCCGACTTACCCTGATCCGATTAGCGTTGATCAGGAACCCTTGGTCTTTCGGCGAGAGGGGTTCTCGCCCTCTTTATCGTTACTTATACCTACATTTGCTTTTCCATTACCTCCAGCATTCCTCAAGGAAAACCTTCTGCGGCTCATGGAATGCTCCCCTACCAATTGTTGCCAATTCCACAGCTTCGGTAAACGGCTTATGCCCGATTATTATCCACGCAGAACTCCTCGACTAGTGAGCTGTTACGCACTCTTTAAATGAATGGCTGCTTCCAAGCCAACATCCTAGCTGTCTTTGCAATTCTACTTCGTTAATTCAACTTAGCCGTTATTTCGGGACCTTAGCCGGTGGTCTGGGTTATTTCCCTCTCGGACATGGACCTTAGCACCCATGCCCTCACTCCTCTGATTCATATTTAAGCATTCGGAGTTTATCAAGACTTGATAGGCGGTGAAGCCCTCGCATCTTATCAGTCGCTCTACCTCTTAAATATATTCAGAAGGCTGCACCTAAATGCATTTCGGGGAGTACGAGCTATCTCCAAGTTTGATTAGCCTTTCACCCCTACCCACAAGTCATCCGAAAACTTTTCAACGTTTACCGGTGCGGTCCTCCAGTTAGTGTTACCTAACCTTCAACCTGCTCATGGGTAGATCACTTGGTTTCGCGTCTACTCCTGCCAACTTATACCGCCCTATTAAGACTCGCTTTCGCTTCGGCTCCTCGACTGAATCGATTAACCTGGCTGGCAAAAGTAACTCGTAGGTTCATTATGCAAAAGGCACGCCGTCACCCCACGTAGGGGCTCCGACCGCTTGTAGGCGTATGGTTTCAGGGTCTTTTTCACTCCTCTGTTCGAGGTTCTTTTCACCTTTCCTTCACAGTACTGGTTCGCTATCGGTCTCTCGGGAGTATTTAGCCTTACGGGATGGTCCCCGCTGATTCATACAGGATTTCTCGTGTCCCGCACTACTCAGGATACTGCTGTCGCTGTCGCTGGTTTCGCCTACCGGGTTATCACCGTCTTTGACCGGCCTTTCCAGACCGTTCGGCTACCTGCTTCTTTGTCTTATGCAGTCCTTCTACCCCGACTCTGCCGAAACAGAGTCGGTTTGGGCTCTTCCGCTTTCGCTCGCCACTACTGACGGAATCATTGTTATTTTCTTTTCCTGTGGGTAATGAGATGTTTCAGTTCCCCACGTTTGCTTCCCGTTATTCGGGATGACAGGTTATCCTGCCGGGTTGCCCCATTCGGAAATCTGCGGGTCACAGGATATTTGCTCCTCGCCGCAGCTTTTCGCAGCTTATCACGTCCTTCTTCGCCTCCGAGAGCCTAGGCATCCGCCATACGCCCTTCTTTACTTTCTTCGCCGTGCTCGTGAAATCTTTTCTGACGATCTCACGTGCGGTATCGTATATACCGGCGTTATACTCGTTCGTTTTTTTTATTCGATTTACTTTCGTTTCAACATGTCAATGATCTCTTCTTCGTGGAGAATAACGGATTCGAACCGTTGACCCCCTGCTTGCAAAGCAGGTGCTCTAGCCAGCTGAGCTAATCCCCCCTAACCTTCTGTCAGGTAGTCCCAGGCAGATTTGAACTGCCGACCTCTACATTATCAGTGTAGCGCTCTAACCTACTGAGCTATAGGACTGGCAAATCGCCTGCCGGAACGGTGGCTGTCTCTTATTTATTGTATCTCTTTCAATAGACCTTCGTAGTACGAGAACATAATCTCCTCTTTTAGCCCTTTTTTGCAGGTCGCTCCAGAAAGGAGGTGTTCCAGCCGCACCTTCCGGTACGGCTACCTTGTTACGACTTAGCCCCAGTCACCAGTATTACCCTAGGACGCTCCTTGCGGTTGCATACTTCAGGTACTCCCGGCTCCCATGGCTTGACGGGCGGTGTGTACAAGGCCCGGGAACGTATTCACCGCGCCATGGCTGATGCGCGATTACTAGCGAATCCAGCTTCACGGAGTCGAGTTGCAGACTCCGATCCGAACTGAGACAGGTTTTTGGGATTGGCTACGTATTGCTACGTCGCGACTCTTTGTACCTGCCATTGTAACACGTGTGTCGCCCCGGACGTAAGGGCCGTGCTGATTTGACGTCATCCCCACCTTCCTCACAGCTTGCGCTGGCAGTCCCGGTAGAGTCCTCAGCTTGACCTGTTAGTAACTACCGGTAAGGGTTGCGCTCGTTATGGCACTTAAGCCGACACCTCACGGCACGAGCTGACGACAACCATGCAGCACCTCGACAGCGACCATTGCTGGCTAATCCTTTTCGGGATTATTCCCCTGTCGTTTGAGCCCGGGTAAGGTTCCTCGCGTATCATCGAATTAAACCACATGTTCCTCCGCTTGTGCGGGCCCCCGTCAATTCCTTTGAGTTTCACCGTTGCCGGCGTACTCCCCAGGTGGAATACTTAACGCTTTCGCTGTACCGCTTACATTATATCGCAAACAGTTAGTATTCATCGTTTACGGCGTGGACTACCAGGGTATCTAATCCTGTTCGATACCCACGCTTTCGTGCTTCAGCGTCAGTTATAGCCCAGTATGCTGCCTTCGCAATCGGGGTTCTGCGTGATATCTATGCATTTCACCGCTACACCACGCATTCCGCATACCTCTTTTATACTCTAGAAAAACAGTTTCATCGGCAATTCTCCAGTTGAGCTGAAGCATTTCACCGCTGACTTATTCTTCCGCCTACGCACCCTTTAAACCCAATAAATCCGGATAACGCTCGCATCTTCCGTATTACCGCGGCTGCTGGCACGGAATTAGCCGATGCTTATTCTCCCGGTACATGCACAGCGCTACACGTAGCGCCCGTTATTCCCAGGTAAAAGGAGTTTACAACCCGTAGGGCCGTCTTCCTCCACGCGACTTGGCTGGTTCAGGCTTCCGCCCATTGACCAATATTCCTCACTGCTGCCTCCCGTAGGAGTCTGGTCCGTGTCTCAGTACCAGTGTGGGGGACCTTCCTCTCAGAACCCCTATCCATCGTTGCCTTGG contains:
- the nadC gene encoding carboxylating nicotinate-nucleotide diphosphorylase, which produces MDKLIDDLIKLAFAEDIGDGDHTTLCCIPENAMGKSKLLIKEEGILAGVEMAQRIFKDFDPNLKMEIFIKDGTAVKPGDIAFTVEGKVRSLLQTERLMLNVMQRMSGIATVTNKYVKRLEGLHTRILDTRKTTPGLRMIEKAAVKIGGGVNHRIGLFDMILLKDNHIDFAGGIEKAITRAKEYLKEKGKDLKIEIEVRNMDELEEVMRIGGIDRIMLDNFTPELTRKAVKRIGGKYETESSGGITFDTIRDYAECGVDFISVGALTHSVKGLDMSFKAC